In Cryptomeria japonica chromosome 1, Sugi_1.0, whole genome shotgun sequence, the sequence ATATCTAAATTGGTAAAGCATATACTTTAAAATAAAGTCATTTTGATCTTTGATGAACTCATAAAGGCTACATTATTTATAAAAATACTTGAGGGAATTGACCAAATCAGTAAGGTCAAGTTCTCCTAGGCAAAACCTTAATTTTGACTATTTTTATTGATTTAAGAAAAGGTTCATAGACATCATACAAATAATATGTAGCTGGTCTTTATGCAAGTAGTGTTGATTATGACTATTTTATCCCTTtagaaattgaaatgcacattaatgattttctcttttttttaacaTTATCATTTCATGCATTCTCTAATATGAGTTGATGGTAAATTTTAAGTCTTTAAATACTAAGATATAACAACATGTCACTCTACCCAACAAAACGTTCATTTAACAAAGATTTATAAGCACTCACAAAAGAAAAATggatttatcaataggagctagcTCTAAATCTAGATATATAGCTCTCTAGTTTTAAAAGTTGACTAGTTCTAGCATTGCCTGAAGCTACTTATAAACAGAAACATTTTGTTTCAAAATATTTAAGATTATTCTTTTAcctatttaatttatataaaattttaACTTCAATGCACCTCCTCatattttttttgagaaaatgTCTCAACCTTCCTTTTACCATAtatgtatttaattattatttgataatttttaattATCTTTTAGTTGTAATGGAAGTTGCTTAATACAACTATGACAAGTTGTAAAGCATTTTTGGAGAGCATGAAAAAGAGAACTTAAATGAAAGCTTGAAGAAGATAAGGAAGACCTTTTAAAAGACTGGTACAATTAAAAGTTGAGAGAGAAAGTTTCTTATTTTTGTGATAAATGTCTAAGAAAATTTGTAACTCATTTGAAAGATTAATACAAGTCTTGAATAATTCTTGAATCATAATTTACATTTATaaagtaatttatttctatctataATTTATTGCTATATATTGATTTAGATACATAAAATTATGAACATATTTtactataaaattttatttttttaacaatttGACAATAGAACTCCTGTAACAAATATCTGAAAGAAGTCACCTGTTATCCAGATCATACAGTGCGAACACTCGATCTTTCTGAAAGCCAAGTCTTTGGAACCCTGTCTTTGGCTATTTGTAATTTACACAATTTGAAAGAAGTGCATTTAGCCTCTAACAATCTGTCTGGCACCATTCCTCCCGAATGAGGAAATTGCGGAGAGTTAGAGTATTTAGATCTCCCTGATAATGATTTCCATGGGCAAATTCCTGTTCAACTAGGTAGCCTCAAAAAACTGAGTATTTTGTCGATCTATCATAACTTCCTCAGCAGAAGCATTCCCCTCTCCATGTTTGGGCTTCCCCTGCTTCAGTTGATCTAACAAGGAATCAGCTCACAGGGACAATACCTCCAGCAATAATAGCACAAAGCCTTTAGGCTGATTCATGTACAATTCTTCATTAATGTCTCCATGTAGAAACATTGTCTTTACATCAAGTTGTTCCAACTCAAGGTCCCATACAGCTGCGAGTCCTAAAATAGTTCGGATTGATGTCATCTTCACAACTGGAGAGAAAATTTTAGTGAAATCGATCCCcttttcttgagcataaccctttaCCACCAATCTGGCTTTGTAACGCTTCCTACCTTCGCCTTCTTCTTTCAATTTATATACCCACTTGTTCTTAACTGGTTTTCGATTTGGTGGAAGGACAACCAAATCCCATGTGTTATTAACTTCAATCGAACTCATTTCTTCTTGCATAGCACCCTGCCATTTATCCCAATTTTCACCCTTCATAGCTGCttgaaaatttgaaggttctgtATATTCAGAGAGCAATAAAGTGGGCTCTGCCTCTTCAGCAAAGAGAAGTTCATAATTAGAGAATTTGGATGGAATCTTTCTCTGTCTACTTGATCTTCTGACATTCCCTAAATCAATTTTAACATCAACTATGTTTTTTTCTCTTATATCCCCATCGCTATGTTCTTGGTCCTTTTCAGATGGTGAATGCCTTTTATCAGAGGAGACAACACCTTTCTGCACCTTGATATTTTCATCATTATGACCATTATCACCACTACTTTTACACATATGTTGGTCAATACTACAAATTGGAGAGTCAACAAATGGCTGCATACCAAGCTGTGAGTCACAGACAGGGGAATAACTTGTAGGCTGTGTATTGAACAAAGACTTTTGCTGCACTAAAAACATACCATCATGCCACCGTGTAGTATCCAAACCTGCTGAAGTGTTATGAACAGCAGAATTATTTCGAACAGAATTGCCATTATTACATAAATCTGGCAAATGTATGTATTCATTTTTTGAATTGTCATGTTTCTCCAAGCTTGGAAATATTGTCTCATTAAAGACAACATCTCTACTATGAATTATTTTCTTTCCAACGGGATCCCAAAGTCTGAAACCAAATTGATCTTCGCCATAGCCTATGAAGATGCCTCGATGTGATTTAAAATCCagctttgtcctcttttctttagggacATGAACATAGGCTTCACATCCAAAAAGTCGGATGTGTGAATATGAAATCCGTTTTCCTAACCATTCCTCTTCCGGAATACCGAAATTCAACTATGATGAAGGACTCTGGTTGATTAGATACATAGTTGTATTACAAGCCTCAGCCCAAAACTCCTTGCTTAAACCAGCATTTGAGAGCATGCACTGTGCTTTCTCAAGGATAGTTCGGTTGAGCCTTTTCACTGCCCCATTCTCTTGAGGGGTGAATAGAACAATTTTAATTCTTCTAATGCCATGATCTGTACAAAGGTTATCAAACTCCAAGGAACAAAATTCACCTTCATTATCCGTTTTTAAACACTTTATTTTGTGACCACTTTGGTTTTCAACAagtgctttgaaaattttgaattttgaaaacacTTCAGATTTACGGGAcatcatataaatccaaactttTCTAATACAATCATCTAGGAAAGTAAAAAAATAGTTTGTGCCTCCATAAGAGGTTACCTCCGTAGGTCTGAAGACATCTGCGTGCACCAATTCCAACGGTGTTGTCTTCATGTCGTGTCCATTCTTCAAGAAGCTGACCCGTCTTTGCTTCCCATGAAGACAAtgttcacaaaactctaaatttgCTGATTGTAGACTTGGAAGTTGGTCACAGTTGAGCATCACCTCAAGGCCTTTCTTGCTCATGTGACATAACTGTTGATGCCAAAGGGCTACATCGCTTCCCACAAGTGTCATAGCAGCTCCCACCTCATCAATGGTTTTCACAATGTAGAGATTACCCATCTTGTCTCCTTTTGCAATAGCTAAGGAACCTGTGGCTATTTTCCATGTGTCTGTGAGTTCGGTTTTAAAGCCTTGTGTATATAATTGGCTAACTGAAATCAGATTTCTCTTAAATTGAGGAACATGTCTAACATCTTGGAGCAATAATTTGGCTCCTCCATCTAGATGCAAGATAACATCACCTTTCTCAATGATTTTACAAGCTTTGTTGTCGCCCAAGTATACTTCTCCAGAATCACCTTCTTGATAATTTGTGAATGCATCCGTGAGAGAGGAAGCATGAAAAGAGGCGCCAGAATCAATTACCCATGGATCAAATTTTGTATCAGTTGTAGCTAGTACTAGAATCCCATCATCTTTATCATGGACTATGCTTGCTTCGTTATCCACTACTTTGTCTTGTGCCTTCTTGTACTTTCTACAATCTTTCTTAACATGACTAGCCTTCCCACAAAACCAACAACCGCCTTCTCTTCCTCTATACTGTGATCTTCTAGCTGATTTGGACCTTGGATAGttattatttttgcctttatattGGCTTCTTCCTCTATTTTCGGTGCTCACCATTGTGAGAGCATCACTGGATGAGGGCTCATTGTTCTTCCTCCTTAAATCTTCAGAGAGAAGAGTGGCTGAAACTTCATCAAAGGCCAACTTCTTGGAGCTTGATGCTGTAGTGCTTATGGCTGTCACAACTCCATCCCAGCTATTTGGTAGAGAGCATAAGAGAAGAACAACTTTATTTTCATCGTCTTGAGTCATTCCAACCGAATTCGCTTGGCTGATCAAAGTGTTGAATTCATTAATATGGTTCACCATTGCGCAACCTTCCTTAATCTTGAGTTTATAAAGCTTCTTCATGATGAAGACTTTATTTGTAGCAGATGCCATAGCATATGTTTTTATCAGTTTGTCCCAAACTTCTTTTGTAGTATTCTCCTTTGCAACATTGAACAAAACATTTTCATTCAGCGAAAGAAAAATTGTTGCCTTGGCTTTTTCATCAAGAGTCTCCCAATCTTCATCTTTCATGGTAGAAGGCTTCTTTGGTTTTCCTTCGAGCGCAAGTTTAAGGTCTTGCTTGATCATCAAAGAttgcatctgaatcttccatatcctGAAATTATTTCTGGAAAATTTTTGtaccttcaaatcctccatcttTAGGTTATTCAATTACTAAATTTCCAAACAACTGTgcacctagctctgataccaattgtaaaagaTAGAAGATGAACAAATACAGTTTGTAGAAATAAAAAGGATGAAAAACATAGCACAAAGACTAAACACCAAATTTTATCGTGGTTCAGCAAACTTAGCCTACATCCACATTGAGAGTAGAGGTTTTTATTGTATCAACAGATTACTTTTTACAAAGATACAACAATAGCTTTAAATAAGCTTCCAACTACACTGGAAACTGAAGAGTTGCCACAATATTTGGGCCGACTTTCAAAATTACAACATCTGTATGTTActtctgatgccctcctaaatgaacaaggttagtcaatgatagaACAACACgaaagacacaaaaaccgttagtgttagtcaatcaaaaactaatctaaaaaggcataccaagagagacactaaaagcatgctaatgtatctaataaatgaaacaaagattatgaggcatctccaactgtctcttagcatggccttagctccttctcccttgttcctctcctctccaagttccaaaatagtgtagctctcagcagatttttgcactatggatgcttatggaggattgagattgtagtatagctctaaatgtgaaatgaaaagctaatactaatctattgatgctaaaatgatatattttaaccaaaataacaagatatgagttaattatgctaaaatgctctctaaaaatgtctatagcctaaatgcatacaagttttcaggatctggattatgaaggaatgggctctatttataggaaaaatggagcaatggatggccaggattgaaaggtttaatcaagggttgagtttgaaagttgggaatccatgtgcacaatttgcaccaacgaaatggtgacaagtgtcaacatagggttgggttgagagaaaggggttggaggcattaaatgcctgaggagacctcatggttatctagaaggtaagggtcaagcctaaattaggattacccactggattaggagttaatgcaagaataaacctttgtgcaaatgattaagagataatcatggtcaaagcattaaaggcttgatgagacccttgggttgggtagagattgagtcaaaacaaatgttttaaccatgtaggagggtttgggttaaccattaatggttattggagactttgtggattaagtggttgaaagttggaagcctttaatggctatcaaagactttgaggatttaagtggttgaatgttgaaaacctttaatggttatcaaagactttggggtctttgagaagtgactccattttgcttaggaatgtgacaataattaggggatggattaggctaattaggaaggggttagaagaatctagaaggggattagattttgcaagtggatttggtgggtgagggaaaataggattttgttaaaataaaaattcatttatttcaataaatatgtgcaagttgcatttgtaggaaaatgcaagtgggggggataatgatttaaataaatgtttgatttaatttatttaaaagaggaatagggggatttaattaaataaatagattttatttatttaattgattgtggatttgatttaatgaattaattaaaataaattgaataatttatttaattaatagaagaatgttcggggatgaattaattaaatattaatttaattaactagtggctagtggatttttaattaaataaatacaaaatattcatttaattaagttggacagatttgtgtgactacaacttCCAATAAGCTTGGAGGTCACATCCCCACGTCAATTGGTGACTGCACAAATCTCATGGAAGTTGAATTGTCCAACAATTCTTTGAGTGGAGAAATACCATGGGAATTTGGCAAGTGCAACAATCTCACCATGATTTATGCCACTCAAAATCAGCTTCGAGGGTCCATTCCAGCCTCTCTTGGATCTCTACCCCACTTGACCTAGCTTTATTTGAACAAGAATTTCCTCTCTGGCGACATCCCAGCAGAGCTTGGGAATTGCAGTCTTCTGGAGGAGCTCAGCTTACATACAAACAAACTTGAGGGGTTAATTCCTCCCGAGTTGGGTCGACTGGGGTGTTTACAAATTTTGTTCTTAGCCGAAAATTCATTTCATGGCCCAATTCCTTCCCAGCTTTTTAGGCCAAGGAGCTTACAACAACTGTATCTGTACACCAATAGTCTCACAGGAAGCATATCCCCAAACATTTGCAATCTCACGCAGTTAAAATACCTATATTTGCAGGACAACCACCTATTAGGATCAATACTTGCGGAATTGGGCGCCCACAACAATCTCACAGGAATTGATCTAACAAGGAACCAGCTGACCGACACAATACCTCCGGCAATTTGCTCTTCTGGATGTTTGGAGATTCTAGTCGTGTGGCATAATCAATTGGAAGGGAACATTCCTTCAGAGATTGGTCGATGCCGGAGTTTGGGGCGATTGATCCTGAGCCACAACAATTTGACTGGTGTTATTCCTTCAGATTTTTTAGGTTCCAATTCTATTATTTATTATCTAGACATGACCGAAAATAAGTTTCAAGGAAGAGGACATCTCTCCAAGATACAGAAGTTGAACCTTTCCTCTAAAGCTCTGACTAGTCTGCTTCCTCAGGAGCTAGGTAAAACTTCTCTCTTGTTTTCGCTAGATTTGAGTTTTAATTAATTCAATGGTTCTCTACTAGACCAATTAGCTAGTTTAAAGAAATTGCAATGCCTAATTTTAGAAGGAAAATGTTTTGGTTGAAGCATTCTAGCTTGGTTGTCCGATTTGAGACAATTACTGCAACTCAATTTGGGCCAAAATCAATTCCAAGGTCGAATTCCGTCATCACTAGGAAATCTAGAAAATCTAGAAATTGGTTTAAATTTAGGCAATAACAGATTGAGTGGAACAATTCCAGAGGGCATAGGAAATCTAAATAAACTAGAGAGAATGGATTTGTCATCCAACAACCTCTCTAGCATCATCCCTTCTGCCTTGGACAGTCTGTTGTCGCTCGAAGCAATCAACATCTCCAGTAATCAGCTCACGGGATGCATACCTAAGTCATGGTTGAAGTTGTGGAATTCTTCCTCAAGTTCATTCATTAGCAATCTAGATTTGTgtgtgttaggtcccggggacaactaagaggggggcgggggtgaatcaattgtcttaataatattaaaccaaaacaacttaatcaaattattgCTTAATATCGGTGAGACAGTCTATTATACCAGTGgatagatttaacagataaatgcaatacaggtgaagattaatgcatgaaactaaaagacaaagtcatccatcacacataacaccaatatttgtgcgtggaaaccctgtaaggggaaaaaccatggtgggaaaccttacccacaatcagatgatactactgcagatagtaagtgtacataaatggggtctgcacatgcagaaaggccaagcgcctcgagctcactgctcaatcactagTGGGAATTCACACTgacttacagttggatggttaaatccaataataatgtactgctcaaaatagcatcttcatatgctggattcagtaccggtgtagttctgatatgctttcacaaaaacctagcttcatcttcaaatgatgtctgcatgtatagctctgcttaatttcgcatataccttcgcacaaaacctttttcacattccttcatcgatcttacaattaagaccttacatttataccataacctaggaccaattttagtaggtcggctctacaagatattacaataaaatattttataaacaaagcaaatatccgatgcaataaccgattgaacatgtcagcttaatacatttacaacattaattaatcatcttcatagcgtgccatgttgatctggaaaagataaacctgccggtgtaactctggacctatttgccagtaacagcaaatatgcaaatgcgaatatgccaataaacaattctccaagataagatgtccaaacaatgtcttcgacattaccaagtgttttccaagtcattccaagtgtaggtgatcattatttcctgctggtgtaccatataccggtgactgtccAAAAGTCacttgattgccggtgaatgttgctggttctccaaagtgctagagttttagtaggtgttgacatcagtgacaaaaccataccaaaataccaacagtgtgCAACAGAGAAACAAGGGAGTTTCTGTAAGTGCAGGGGTGATCTTCCTTTATCTGATAAGGAAATCAAGCATCTCGACAAAGTCTATATAGTCCTTACTGTGATTGGAGCTGTGATTTTATGGAGACTTTTATCCCCCAAAATGAGTTCCACACTCGAAACTGGTGGATAAGTGCCTTCCAGAAATTTTTTCAATTAACGGAAAATCCAAGTGAGAACTGAGAAGTATGTAATCAGTAAAGGGGGCAAAGGGGTTGTTTATAGAGTGGAGCTACCTTCCGGTCAACTGTTCGCTTTGAAGATGATATAGTTAAATCGTAAACACAGAGAGGAGAGAAGCATAAGAAGAGAGTTCAAAACAGTAGGACAAATTCATCACAGGAATCTGGTTAAAGTTTTGGAGATATGGCAAATGAAAGATAACGGGTTCGTTCTATACGAGTACATGTCCAACGGGAGTCTGAATGATGTATTGCACGAGATGAAACCCCCTCCAGTTTTAGGATGGGATATCCATTACAAGATTgctattggtacaactcatgcgcTATCTTACCTTCACCATGACTGCAAGCCAGGGATTTTACCTGACTATACAACACACTCACTTAGACTTGGCAAATCTCAACTCTGAATTTAAAAAGTGCTTCTAGGGGCCTAATTGCTCTCAACATCTCCACCACTTCTCTCATGGAAGGCCTGTCCTCAGCCTTATCCTCTATACATTTCAGGCCAATTCTAACCATGCCCACCATGTCTCCCTTGATGGCTGCTTCTGTCACTTCGTCTCCAAGCTCtacatcaatcattgcatcttCCCTTCCACTGTATGATTTTACCCATCTCACGATCTCCATCCTTTCTGCAAAACTCGAATCCCTCACCTTTTTCCTCATTATCAATTCCAACAACATCACACCATAGTTGTAAACATCTATCTTCTCTGTCATTCTGGTTGACTGTCCACGTTCTACAACAAAAGCCAATTAAAATCCAAGCTAGAAAAGCAAAGCAAAAATTATAGCACAACAAAGTTAATGTAGACATTCTCTTACCAGGTGCAATGTAGCCCAAAGTACCCATTAATGAGGAAGAATCAGTAGTGAGTGACCCGTCCATGGGTTGAGCAATCCCGAAATCAGAAATATGGGGTTCCATATCTGAATCCAGCAGTATATTGCTGGGCTTGATATCACCGTGTAAAATCCCTGGCTTGCAGTCATGGTGAAGGTAAGATAGCGCATGAGCTGTACCAATAGCAATGTTGTAACGGATATCCCATCCTAAAACTGGAGGGGGTTTCATCTCGTGCAATACATCATTCAGACTCTCGTTGGACATGTACTCGTATAGAACGAACCCGCGATCTTTCATTTGCCATATCTCCAAAACTTTAACCAGATTCCTGTGACAAATTTGTCCTGCTGTTTTGAACTTTCTGCTTATGCTTCTCTCCTCTCTGTGTTTACGATTTAACTGTATCGTCTTCAAAGCGAACAGTTGATCGGAAGGTAGCTCCACTCTATAAACAACCCCTTTGCCCCCTTTACCGATTACATACTTCTCAGTTCTCACTTGGATTTTCCATTAATTGAAAAAATTCTTGTAGTCTGGAAGGCACTTCTCCACCAGTTTCGAGCATGGAACTTGTTTTGAGGGATAAAAGTCTCCATAAAATCACAGCTCCAATCACAGTAATGACTATATAGACTTTGCCGAGATGCTTGATTTCCTTATCAGATAAAGGAAGATCGCCTTTGCACTTACAGAAAGTACTCTGTTTCTCTGTTGCACACAAATTTGGATTGTCAGTGAATGAACTTGAGGAAGAATTCCACAACTTCAACCATGACTTAGGTATGCATCCCGTGAGCTGATTATTGGAAATGTTGATTGCTTCGAGGGACAACAGACTGTCTAGGGTAGAAGGGATGATGCCAGAGAGGTTGTTGGATGACAAATCCATTCTCTCTAGTTTATTTAGATTTCCTAGGCCCTCTGGAATTGTTCCACTCAATTTGTTATTGCCTAAATTTAAACCAATTTCTAGATTTTCTAGATTTCCTAGTGATGACGGAATTCGACCTTGGAATTGATTTTGGCCCAAATTGAGTTGTAGCAATTGTCTCAAATCGGACAACCAAGCTGGAATGCTTCCACCAAAACGTTTTCCTTCTAAAATTAGACATTGCAATTTCTTTGGACTGGCTAATTGGTCCGGTAGAGAACCATTGAATGAATTAAAACTCAAATCCAACGAAAACAAGAGAGAAGTTTTACCTAGCTCCTGAGGAAGCGGACTAGCCAGAG encodes:
- the LOC131053691 gene encoding leucine-rich repeat receptor-like protein kinase PEPR2 gives rise to the protein MTENKLQGRIPWSLGHCKNLSSINLSMNQLNGSLPAELGQLSKIQKLNLSSKALASPLPQELGKTSLLFSLDLSFNSFNGSLPDQLASPKKLQCLILEGKRFGGSIPAWLSDLRQLLQLNLGQNQFQGRIPSSLGNLENLEIGLNLGNNKLSGTIPEGLGNLNKLERMDLSSNNLSGIIPSTLDSLLSLEAINISNNQLTGCIPKSWLKLWNSSSSSFTDNPNLCATEKQSTFCKCKGDLPLSDKEIKHLGKVYIVITVIGATIQLNRKHREERSISRKFKTAGQICHRNLVKVLEIWQMKDRGFVLYEYMSNESLNDVLHEMKPPPVLGWDIRYNIAIGTAHALSYLHHDCKPGILHGDIKPSNILLDSDMEPHISDFGIAQPMDGSLTTDSSSLMGTLGYIAPERGQSTRMTEKIDVYNYGVMLLELIMRKKVRDSSFAERMEIVRWVKSYSGREDAMIDVELGDEVTEAAIKGDMVGMVRIGLKCIEDKAEDRPSMREVVEMLRAIRPLEALFKFRVEICQV